A segment of the Bacillus sp. es.034 genome:
AGAAGCGGCAGACTTATACATCATGAATCATGTGAAGGCAGGAGATGCCCTGATCACACAGGACATAGGGCTTGCAAGTCTGGTATTACCGAAAAAAGTTTATGCCATCTCTCCCAGGGGAAAAGCCTACAGGGAAGAGAGCATTGTCACGGCACTCGATTATCGGTATGTCGCAGCCAAAGAACGCAGGAGAGGCAACTACGGTAAAGGTCCCAAGCCTTTTACAAATGAAGACAGAGAAACATTTTGTATGTCCTTCGATAAAATCTTGTCGGAAATTGCAGGAGAATCGCAATAAGTACAGAATGGATTAAGAGGGTTAATAAAAACAGGTGATAGAGTATGTCTGAAAGAATCCCTGAAGATAAGTTAAATAATATTTTATCGTCAACCGATATCGTCGACGTTGTCAGTGATTATGTACAACTGAAAAAGCAGGGCAGAAATTATTTTGGTTTATGTCCGTTCCATGGAGAAAATACTCCATCTTTTTCTGTTTCTCCCGACAAACAAATTTTTCATTGCTTTGGATGTGGTGCAGGAGGAAACGCATTTACGTTTCTCATGGATGTAGACGGCCTCAGCTTCCTTGAAGCGGCTCAGAAGCTCGGAGCAAGAGTCGGCGAAGAAATTTCCATCCAAACACCATCATCGGATCAACCGCTTCCCCCTCAAGAGGACGAGAAGCAAATGTTGGAAGCCCACAGCTTATTAAGTAAATTTTACCATCATCTCCTTCTAAATACAAAGGAAGGTCAGGAAGCGCTTGAATATCTGCTTGCAAGGGGCTTTACAACGGAAAGCATCACGAAATTTCAAATTGGATGGTCACTCCCGAGTTGGGACTTCACGGTCAAATTCCTGGAAAAGAGGGGTTACTCCCTTGACCTGATGGAAGCCGCGGGGCTACTCGTCAGAAGGGAAAAGGACGATTCCTTCCTCGATCGCTTCAGGGGAAGAATCATGTTCCCCATTGTGGATGCAAAAGGGAATACCGTCGCATTTTCAGGCAGGACGATCGATGCGGATGATCAGCCGAAATACTTAAACAGTCCTGAAACAAAGATCTTCAATAAAAGCAGCATCCTTTATCATTATCATGATGCACGATCCATGATTAGAAGAAAACAGCAGGCAATATTATTTGAAGGGTTCGCAGATGTTATTTCAGCGAGCGAAGCCGGGGTTGAAAACGGGGTAGCCACCATGGGTACTTCGTTGACAGAACAGCAAATAGGCCTGTTAAAGCGATTAACGGATTCCATCATCATTTGTTACGATGGTGATTCTGCCGGGGTGGAAGCCGCATTCAGAGCCGGAAAGCTTCTTCATAAGCATCAGTTGGACATACGCGTAGCTATAATACCCGAACAATTAGACCCTGATGACTACATTGCCAAATATGGTTCAGAACGATTCCAACAGGATGTAATAGGGGCAAGTTTGACGTTCATGGCGTTTAAGCTTCGGTATTATAAACTGAATAAAAACTTAAATGATGAAGGAGATCGCCTTAAGTATATAGAAGACATACTAAAGGAAATTACTCAATTAAGTAAAGCGGTTGAAAAGGATTATTATTTAAGATACTTGGCTGATGAGTTTGAACTATCGTTAGAGGCTCTTCAACAACAGCTGTCTGAATTGCAAGGGCCGGAAAACCGCGTTCCTAAACCGCCTAAACAGGTCGGTATGCAAGGGAATTTCAAACAATCCACCCAGTCAAGGCTCTTGCCTGCATATCAAACCGCTGAGCGTAGGTTGATTGCTTACATGCTGAAGGATCCGAATACCGCTTATAAGATTCAGGAGTGGCTTGCAGGCACGAACCTCAATATTGATGAGCATCAGGCTATTATTACTTATTTATTGGGTTATTATGAAGAAGGTCTGCCTCCAAGTGCCAGTTCGTTTATCGGGTACCTTCCTGATGAAAGGCTCAGAAGGATCGTGACGGAAATCGAAATGATGTCCATAAGCGAAGAAAGTACGGATCAAGAATTGACAGATTACGTTAACCAGGTGTTAAAACATCAAAAGATGTTGAGAATAAAAGAAAAAGAAGTGGAAAGAAAAGAAGCGGAAAGACTAAAGGATTATAGGCAGGAAGCACAAATAGCAATGGAAATCTTACAGCTGCGTAAGTCTCTATAAAGTTTTGTAAGGAAGTTGGAAGGAGGGGAACAAATGGCTGAAAAGTCAGCGCGTTCCAAACAAATAGCGTCAGAATTAACAGTTGATCAGGTGAAAGAATTTTTAGTTAACCAAGGTAAGAAAAGAGGAGTCCTCACATACGAAGATATTGCCGATAAACTATCCGGCTTTGAATTGGATTCCGATCAAATGGATGAATTCTATGAACACTTAGGTGAGCAGGGTGTAGAAATCGTTAATGAAAGTGACGAAGATGATGATCCAGGTGCCACGGAGTTAGAGAAGGAAGAGGAAGAAGAATTTAATCTAAATGATTTAAGCGTTCCTCCCGGGGTTAAGATAAATGATCCTGTACGTATGTACCTGAAGGAAATTGGGAGAGTCGATTTACTTTCTGCAGAGGAAGAGATCAATCTTGCCAAGCGAATTGAAGATGGTGATGAGGAAGCCAAGCGACGTCTGGCAGAAGCGAACCTGAGACTCGTTGTCAGTATCGCAAAACGCTATGTAGGCCGCGGGATGCTATTCTTGGATCTTATCCAGGAAGGTAACATGGGTCTAATTAAAGCAGTGGAAAAGTTCGATTACCGGAAAGGGTACAAATTCAGTACGTATGCGACTTGGTGGATTCGACAAGCCATCACCCGTGCCATTGCGGACCAGGCAAGAACGATACGTATCCCGGTTCATATGGTTGAGACCATCAATAAGCTGATTCGTGTACAAAGACAATTACTTCAAGATCTCGGCCGTGAACCTGCACCGGAAGAAATTGCCGAAGAAATGGATCTGACTCCTGAAAAGGTTCGTGAAATTCTTAAGATCGCTCAAGAACCTGTATCCCTTGAAACACCGATTGGTGAAGAAGACGATTCTCATCTTGGGGACTTCATCGAGGATGCAGAAGCTCAATCCCCTTCGGAACATGCAGCTTACGAATTGTTGAAAGAACAGCTTGAAGATGTTCTGGATACTCTTACAGACCGTGAAGAAAATGTTTTACGATTACGTTTTGGTCTGGATGACGGCAGAACGCGTACATTGGAAGAAGTGGGTAAAGTGTTTGGTGTTACCCGGGAACGTATTCGACAAATCGAAGCGAAAGCCCTTCGGAAACTGCGCCATCCAAGCAGAAGCAAACGATTGAAAGACTTTTTGGAATAGAACCATCCTTTACTGCCTCTATTGTGCATAGAGGTGGTTTTTTTTGTCCAAATTAAAGGGTTTCCCCTGATCGTTGCCGAATAGACTTAAAGGATGCAACTACAAAAGGTGTGACAAAGTGACCAGAATAAAGAATTCAAAAAAAGAAACCATCATCCATGAAATCCTTCTTTGGAAGCAAACGAAGATGCTGCCTGAACAATATTGTGATTATCTTCTTGCATTATATACAGAAGGGGCAGGAATCGATGACAGAGAATCAGCGGAATATCAGAAGAATCATTTCCTAAAAGGTTTTCTGGTTTCCATTTCTTCGATCTTAATTTCATTATTTGTCATTTATTTTACTGAATTGTCAATCGTTTTGCAAACAGCGATTTTGGCAAGTTTTGTCGGATTATTAATGGGTGTAGGAATTTATTATACTAAGAAACAAATTTCTTCTTTACTTCTCTATGCGTCAGCTGCTTGCATCCTCCTTCTTTCATCCATGGAACTGACGGAAAGGATCTTTGAAGGGCACTCTTTGCCATTATACGTAACCTTGTTTCTGAACTGTTTTATATGGATTGGTGCAGGGATGAAGTGGAAGATGAAGTATTTCACGCTGGCAGGATCGGTAGGAGCGGCCCTTGTCGGAATTTATATATTACTATAACTTCTGAAAATTTAAAAGTTTTTTAAAGTTGAGAAAATTCATGATCCCCTCTTATAATAGGAATGAGAGCGTATTCATAGAGTGTGATGACTATGCTTGAAAGCGCTTTATATACTGTAGAAGTCTGTGGCTTTCAGTCATCAAAGTTAGACAAGGGGGATAAAGATGAATTTCGACTTAACACAAGAGCAAGCAATGATTAGGAAAACGATCAGGGAATTCGCTGAAGAAGAAGTGGCACCTGGGGCGTTGGATCGTGACCGCACAAAGGAATTTCCAAAAGAAATCTTCAAGAAACTTTCTGACCTGGGGATGATGGGGCTTCCCTTTCCGGAAGAATATGGTGGAGCCGGAGCGGATACAGTAAGCTTTGCCATCGTAACAGAAGAGCTCAGCCGTGCATGTGCCTCTACAGGGATCACGTACTCTGCCCATATTTCATTGGGAGGCGCCCCGATCAATTTATTTGGTACACACGAACAGAAACAGGAATACTTAACGCCGATTTGTACAGGGGAATCATTTGGCGCTTTCGGCCTGACTGAACCCAATGCCGGTTCAGATGCGGGGGGAACCCAGACCACTGCTGAAGATAAAGGGGATAAATGGGTCATCAACGGGAATAAATGTTACATCACCAATGCAAGTTACGCGAATCATCTCGCGTTAACGGCGATCACAGGCAGGAACAACGGGAATAAAGAGATCAGTGCCATCATCGTACCTACCAAAGCCAAAGGATTTACGGTCATTGATAATTATGAAAAAATGGGGCTTCATTCCTCCAATACAACTGAGCTGGTCCTTGAGGACGTGGAAGTGCCTAAGGAAAACCTGTTAGGGAAGCAGGGGGAAGGATTCAAGCAGTTCCTTGTCACCCTTGACGGAGGCAGGATCGGAATCGGGGCAATGGCTGTCGGTGTGGCTCAGGCTGCTTTTGACAAGGCTCTTCAATATTCGAAAGAGAGAAAGCAGTTCGGTAAAACGTTATCTCAATTTCAGGTTACGCAATTTAAGCTGGCTGATATGGCAATGAAGATCGAGCTCGCGAGGAACATGGTTCATAAAGCAGCATGGTTAAAGGACCAGGGAAGACCATTTTCCAAAGAAGCGTCAATGTGTAAATTGTACGCGTCTGAAATCAGTATGGAAGTGGCCGACGAAGCCATTCAGATCCATGGCGGATACGGTTACATGAAAGAATACCATGTTGAGCGCTACTTAAGGGACGCGAAACTCCTTGAAATTGGAGAAGGGACATCAGAGGTGCAGAGAATGGTGATTTCAAGGTTGATCGGCTGCCAATAGGGGTAGAATCCTCTATAAGGATAAATGAGCTCTATCGGTCCTCTGGGGGCTGATAGGGCTCATCTATTTTGTTTCATATGGGGTATGTGAGAAGAAACAAAAGATGAAAAACAGGAAAAAAGAAGGAAATGTGTCTAATTTGTGAGAAAGATGGAAAAGTTAATTGATAGTACTTTTACTTTGTCGGTTTTTACAGTAAAATATAAAGTGTTGAAAAGAGCACTATTTTTTGGATGTTGTACATAAAGGAGGTTAAAATCATGAATCGTAATCCAATCATCCCATTCGTACTGATCATGGCCCTTGGAATTGGTCTTATTTTCTTCTTGTCGATTGAAGGCCTTAACAATGCCGAAGATAAAGCGAAGGAAGAAAAGCATGGTGAGACTGCTGGCAAAGAAGGCGAACAAGCTTCAAGCGGGGAGTTCGATCCGGAAGCTAAGTACAAGGAGTCTTGTGTATCTTGTCATGGTGGGAACTATGAAGGTGGCGCGGGTCCAGCTCTTAAAGGAACGAAGCTGTCTAAAGACGAGATCAAAGATAGAATCAAAAATGGTGGAGGCATCATGCCGGCCGGTCTTGTAGCAGATGAAAATCTTGATGCAATGGCAGACTGGATCAAATCACTTAAATAATGAATGATTGAAAAAGGTTCTTTGTCTTTGGGCAAAGGACTTTTTTTATATGGAGAAGTTGGTTAAAATGAGTATCAGATAAGCAGGACCAATAATAATGAGTAAAGGTGAACGAATGAATATCCAACAATTATCAAAACGACTTGAAACCGTTGTTTCATACATACCAAAACAATCAAAAATTGCCGATATCGGTTCAGATCATGCCTACCTTCCTTGCTATGCAGTCAATAAAGGTATCGCTTCTTCAGCGATCGCCGGTGAGGTGGTAAAAGGCCCTTACCTTTCTGCGAAAAAACAGGTGGAAGATGCGGGGTTAACGCGGGAAGTTGAAGTAAGGTTAGGCAATGGTCTGGAAGTCTTATCACCCGGTGAAGTCAATTGTATTACGATCGCCGGGATGGGGGGTGCTTTGATTGCATCAATCTTGGAGGCTGGCAAGGACAAACTGACTGACGGACCAAGATTGATCCTACAGCCCAATGTGAGTGCGAAATCGATCAGGACATGGCTGATGGAAAATGGTTGGGATCTAATCGGTGAGGAAATCCTTGAAGAAGATGATAAGCTATATGAAATTTTGATAGCAGAAAAAGGAGATCCAAGCACCCACTACTCGAAGGAACGTGAAAAAGAATTGCTGCTCGGGCCGTTCTTGATGAAGGATCGAAATGCTGCATTCATCAAAAAATGGAATCAGGAACTCCGACAGTGGAAGAATATCGTGAATAACATGGAAAAAGCAGAGCAGACCGAAGCGTTGGAAGTACGTAAAAATGAGCTTCTGCACAAAATCAAAATGGTTGAGGAGGTCCTGATCTCATGAAAACAGTGAACGGACATGAAATCATTCAGCTTTTTGAAGAGTTCTCTCCGAAATATCTGGCTGAAAGCGGTGATCCGATCGGACTTCAGATCGGTAAGCTGAATGAGAAGGTCGAAAATGTCATGATCACACTGGACGTGCTGGAAAATGTCGTGGATGAAGCGATCAAGAATAATGTCAAATTGATCATTGCCCATCATCCGCCATTATTTCGACCACTGAAATCTTTACAAACGGATACGTATCAGGGAAGAATGATTGAGAAGCTGATCAAACATGATATTAGCGTATATGCTGCCCATACCAATCTTGATGTGGCGGCAGGCGGTGTGAATGATCTACTCGCTGCTAAGCTTCAATTACAGGATCCTTCTGTACTTGTTCCTACCTATCAGGAAGAAATTCGTAAATTGGCGGTTTATGTGCCGAAAGAACATGCAGGGGAACTGAGGGAGGCTTTAGGGAAAGCCGGAGCAGGACATATCGGTAATTATTCCCATTGCACCTTCTCCTCTGAGGGACAGGGGAGATTCCTGCCCGGGGAGGGAACAAATCCTCATATAGGAAAACAGGGCGCCCTTGAAGAGGTTTCAGAAGAAAAGGTGGAGACGGTTTATCCGGTTTCCCTGGAGAAAAAAGTATTGAAATCCATGTTTACCCACCATCCATATGAAGAAATCGCCTATGATATCTACTCCCTGGAAAACGGTTCTAATGCCCTTGGACTGGGCAGGATCGGCTATTTAGCAGAGGAGATGAGCCTGAAGGACTTTGCACTGTTTGTAAAGAAAACATTAGGCATGGATGGAATCAGGTTGATTGGGGACGGGGACGCAAAGGTGAAGAAAGTGGCGGTACTCGGCGGAGATGGTAATAAGTTCATCGGAAAAGCCAAGAGACAGGGTGCCGATGTGTTCGTTTCCGGTGATATCTATTATCATACGGCCCATGACGCCATGATGATGGGGCTAAATATTGTGGATGCAGGCCATCACATTGAAAAGGTGATGAAAGAGGGAGTAGCCGCTCATTTAGCCAAAAGATGCTCGGAAAAAGGGTTTATTGTCAATATATTTGCTTCGAAAGCAGAAACGAACCCCTTTACGTATATGTAAAAAAGAAAGGCCCCTTGAGATTTCGCAAGGGGCCTTTCAGCATTCTTATTTGGTTCCCATTTTCGCTTTCCTGACTTTAGGGAGTATCTTATTTAATGGGACATTGCGCTCTCTTGTCCATGTGGACTCGTCATTTGGATCAAAAGCTTCCAGGAATTTAATGACTTCCTTCACAATCGGTGTTGGAGTGGATGCACCGGCAGTGACAGCGACGACACCCGCATCTTTGATCCATTCTATATCGAGCTCGCTGATGTCTGAGATGCGGTGGGCAGGTGTACCTGCGATATCCATCGACACTTGTGCAAGGCGATTGGAGTTATTGCTCTTCGGGTCGCCGACGACGATAAGGACATCTGCATCCCCTGCCTGCTCTGCCACTGCTTCCTGTCGTACTTGGGTAGCCAGGCAGATTTCTTTGTGCAGCTCGACATGAGGATACATTTCCTTCACTTTATCCATCGTATCAAGTACATCCCATTGACTCATGGTTGTTTGGTTCGTCACGATGATCTTATCGTTGTCGATGGACAGCTGTTCGACGTCGTCGGCTGTTTCGACGAGGTGAACGATTTCGGGTGCGACACCGACTGCGCCTTCAGGCTCGGGATGCCCCTTTTTCCCGATATAAATCACATCATAGCCCTCGGCTTCTTTGGCCCGGATCAAATCATGTGTCTTTGTGACGTCGGGACAGGTAGCATCCAGTGTAACCAACCCTTTTTGCTTCGCGATTTCTTTCACCTCAGGAGAGACTCCGTGGGCGGTGAAGATCACCGTTCCTTCATTCACCTGTTCAATGATTTCTTTTCTATTGCTGCCATCGAGAGTGATGATACCGTCTTCTTCAAACGCATCCGTTACATGTTTGTTATGGACGATCATCCCCAGAATATAAATTGGACGAGGAAGCGATTTGTCTAATGCGGCATTTCTAGCAATGACCATTGCATCTACCACACCATAACAATAGCCTCTCGGAGTAATCTTAATAATATCCATCAATAAATATCCTCCTACATGAGAGAGTCTTTTGTCTTCATTATAAAGGAGAAAGGTCCGTCTGACAAAGAGAACGAAGTGAAGGATCATTTTCACATGAACAAGTGACACATGTTTTTTACTTTTATACCCAAAAAATAATCCCTGTCAGGTGATGGAATACCTTTAGGGATGCGACTTTTATATATATAGTTTTGGTTTTGGATGTGATTTAGCCGGTGCCTCATCATCCCAATCTTCTTCATCAGTGATTTTTACAGAAGGTTTCTTTTTCTTTTTTTTCTTTACAGGGATTTCTGCTTCGGGGATTTCTTCACTTTCCTCACTTTGAACCTCTGTCGATAGGTCATCAGGCGTTTCAGCAGACATATCCTTAAACCCGCGGTACAGCTTCCAAAGAGAAGGAATATTTTTGACCATCGGACCATATTGCTGAAACATCGGGCCCAACTGCTGGGCAGTCTGCAACATTTGTTGAGTGTTGGACAGAAAGGAATTGACATTGCCGGGATTCAAGAGAGATTGCATGATTCCCCCAGCTGCCTGAGGTGATCGCTCGAATCCGGTTTCACCTGCAGAAGACCTCGTAAATTGTTCCAGAAGTCCTCCACCGCCTGCATTGCGGTTTTCCCCTTTTTTCAGGAACTTCGACAGCAACCCTTTGCCTTGCCCTCTGCCTCCTCCTCTTTGATTCATTCCCATATTAAAGCCTTGTTTAGGAGTTTGCCTTCCAAATTGAAAAGGCGGGGGCTGTGTCTGTCCCATCCCGAAATGATTCCTGCCAGACTGCTGCTGCAATCCGAACCCGTTACCTTGCCGTTGACCCAATCCGAATGTATTCATCCCGGGTTGCTGTAACCCGAATCCGTTCCCCTGGCGCTGTCTCATTCCGAAAGGATTTCTCATATCCTGACCCTGATTTCTCATTCTTCTAGGCGGCATCATGACAGCCTCCTTTCATTTCAATAAATTCGTTGTCACTATAGAGTATGCAACAGGTTAAAAAAGGGTATTGTGACAATAACATCTGAAATAATATCAAGTTGACCTAGATGTTTTGCTGAAAATTGATTATAATGGTTAGATGTTCTTTAAATATCACGCTTCTAAACGTTAAAATAAAATCACTGACAACTAAAAAAGTGATCTATACATTTTATATAAATCTGTGGTGATGATGTGAACGGCATAGACATCCATCCCGATGACAGCGTAAATAAAAGGATATGAAGATAAAAGGAGATGTACTCAATGAAAAAGAATTTATTTCTGCAATTTGGATTTCAGTCTTTCATCAATGAAGCTGTAGAAGAACTGGGTTTCTATGAACCAACTGAAATTCAGAAGAAAATGATCCCTCTGATCTTAAAGGGACAAAGTGCGATCGGTCAATCTCAGACGGGAACGGGGAAAACCCACTCGTATCTATTACCGATCATCGAAAAGGTGGATGCAGCTTCTGAGCAGGTACAAGCTGTCATCACTGCACCTACCCGTGAATTGGCACAACAGATTTATCAGGAAGTACTTAAGATTACGAAGGATACTGAGATCGTATCCCGTTGCTATATCGGGGGAACGGACAAACAGAGAACGATCGAAAAGTTAAAGCATCAGCCTCATATCGTTGTCGGTACGCCGGGACGAATTAATGACCTTGTAAAGGACCAGGCACTATTTGTCTATACAGCGAAGCTTCTTGTGATCGATGAAGCTGATTTGATGCTCGATATGGGATTCATTGAAGATGTGGATCAAATTGCGGCGAAGATGCCTGAGAAACTACAGATGTTGGTGTTTTCTGCCACAATCCCAGAGAAACTGAAGCCGTTTTTGAAGAAGTATATGGAAAATCCACAATATGCCCACGTGGAGCCGGAACAGCTATCGGCCAAAAATATTGAACACGTGATCGTCCCTTTGAAGAGCCGTGATAAAACCAATATGCTTTACAATATTTTAGTGGAAATCAATCCTTACTTAGGGATCGTGTTCACCAACACGAAGCAAAAGGCGGATGAAGTAGCGGATGCCCTGATTGCCAAAGGATTGAAGGTCGGCCGTATTCACGGTGATCTTTCCCCTCGTGAACGTAAGAAAATGATGAAACAAATAAGAAACCTTGATTATCAATACATTGTGGCAACAGACCTTGCAGCCAGAGGGATCGATATCGAAGGGGTCAGCCATATCATCAACTATGAACTGCCTCAGGATCTGGATTTCTATGTTCATCGTTCAGGCCGTACAGCACGTGCGGGGAATAGCGGTATTGCCTTCACCATTTATACGCCTTCGGATGAAGATGCGCTGAATCGTCTGGAGAAGCTTGGAATCAGCTTTTCCCATCGGGATATTAAAAAAGGAGAATGGTCCGAGCTGCCTCCTCTGAACAAGCGTAAAAACCGTCAAAAATCGAACGTTGATGAAATCGATGAAAAGGCAAAATCGCTAGTCCGTAAACCGAAATCGGTTAAACCGGGATATAAAAAGAAAATGAAATACAAAATGGATCAAATCAAGAAGCGGGAAAGAAGAATAAAAAACAGAAACAAATAAGGGTTTGAACGTGATTCATTTGTACACATTCGATACTATAAAGAGAGATTTTCTTAGGAGTTGAGAAGAATGGTTAAGATTGGATCCCATGTTTCCATGAGTGGAAAGAATATGTTACTCGCTTCAAGTGAAGAAGCCGTTTCGTATGGTGCGAATACCTTCATGATTTATACAGGTGCACCACAGAACACGAGAAGGAAAAAAATCGAAGACCTGAATATCGAAGCGGGTCTTGCTCATATGAAAGAAAATGGAATAGAGGACATCGTGGTACATGCTCCTTATATCATCAATATCGGAAATACGACCAACCCTTCTACATTCGAATTGGGAGTCAATTTCCTTCGCTCTGAAATGGGGCGCACAGAAGCGATCGGGGCAGGACAGATCGTCCTTCATCCTGGTGCTCATGTCGGTGCGGGAGCGGATCAGGGGATTGCGAAGATCATTGAAGGCCTTAACGAAGTGCTGACAAAGGATCATAAGGTTCAAATTGCCCTTGAGACAATGGCTGGAAAAGGTTCTGAATGTGGGAGATCCTTTGAGGAAATCGCTCAGATCATAAATGGAGTGGAACTGAATGATCGCCTTTCCGTCTGCTTTGATACGTGTCATACACATGATGCAGGATACAATATCGTAGAAGATTTCGATGGGGTATTGGAAGAATTCGATAAAATCGTAGGCATCGACCGCTTGAAAGTTCTTCACATAAATGATAGTAAGAATGAACGTGGAGCGGCTAAGGACCGGCATGAAAACCTGGGATTCGGGCATATCGGATTCAAGGCACTGAATTATATTGTGCATCATCCGCAGCTTAAGGATATTCCCAAGATATTGGAAACACCTTATGTAGGGGAAGATAAGAAAAATAAAAAGCCTCCTTATAAGTTTGAAATCGACATGCTTCGTAATCAAACCTTCGATGAAGAGGTATTGACGAAGATAATGAATCAGTAAAGAGTGGAGGAGGTAGGTCATGTCTCAAGACGTGACCGCCTCCTCTTTTTTTATCGGATGAGCTGCAAAAAGAGCTGGTTGATTTCCTTGGCTTTCTTTGGACCGATGATCTTAGCCAGGTCCTTCACCAATCTGCTTCTCTTCGTATCATCGAAGATATTGATGTTTTTCCCTTTTACGCTCTGAACGATGCTTGTTGCCTGCTGGGACGTGAGAGAAATGTTATATTGTTTTGCATACTTTAATAACTCATCATTTGTAATATGGTTAATTTTGTGATTAATCACATTTTGTAATAGCTTCATGTTTATCACTCCTCAAATGATACATATGTATCTCACATCAAGAAAGTGACACTTTTATTAGAAAATGAGAGAAAGAAACGGACGATGACACGGACTGCCCAAACAAGTGGGCGGTCCCTTTTTGAGTGAAGAACGGAATCATTTACAATTGATGATTCATCCTGTATACTACCCTATGTACTTTTAAATCGTAATGATTCTTATAAAGCGAGATGATATAGATGGATATGACAAATCCAGTGATAAAAATAGAAGATGTGAATTTCCGCTATGAGCGTGAAAGGGTTCTCGAAGATATTAATTTGAGCATACCAAGAGGTGCTTTTCTCGGAATCGTTGGTCCGAACGGTTCTGGGAAATCCACATTACTTAAGCTGGTCCTTGGCCTGCTTCGGGTGAAACAGGGGAATATTGAGCTGTTCGGGATCCCCCAGAATAAATTCAAACAATGGGAC
Coding sequences within it:
- a CDS encoding 4-hydroxy-3-methylbut-2-enyl diphosphate reductase; the encoded protein is MDIIKITPRGYCYGVVDAMVIARNAALDKSLPRPIYILGMIVHNKHVTDAFEEDGIITLDGSNRKEIIEQVNEGTVIFTAHGVSPEVKEIAKQKGLVTLDATCPDVTKTHDLIRAKEAEGYDVIYIGKKGHPEPEGAVGVAPEIVHLVETADDVEQLSIDNDKIIVTNQTTMSQWDVLDTMDKVKEMYPHVELHKEICLATQVRQEAVAEQAGDADVLIVVGDPKSNNSNRLAQVSMDIAGTPAHRISDISELDIEWIKDAGVVAVTAGASTPTPIVKEVIKFLEAFDPNDESTWTRERNVPLNKILPKVRKAKMGTK
- the vrrA gene encoding VrrA/YqfQ family protein, with protein sequence MMPPRRMRNQGQDMRNPFGMRQRQGNGFGLQQPGMNTFGLGQRQGNGFGLQQQSGRNHFGMGQTQPPPFQFGRQTPKQGFNMGMNQRGGGRGQGKGLLSKFLKKGENRNAGGGGLLEQFTRSSAGETGFERSPQAAGGIMQSLLNPGNVNSFLSNTQQMLQTAQQLGPMFQQYGPMVKNIPSLWKLYRGFKDMSAETPDDLSTEVQSEESEEIPEAEIPVKKKKKKKPSVKITDEEDWDDEAPAKSHPKPKLYI
- a CDS encoding DEAD/DEAH box helicase; this encodes MKKNLFLQFGFQSFINEAVEELGFYEPTEIQKKMIPLILKGQSAIGQSQTGTGKTHSYLLPIIEKVDAASEQVQAVITAPTRELAQQIYQEVLKITKDTEIVSRCYIGGTDKQRTIEKLKHQPHIVVGTPGRINDLVKDQALFVYTAKLLVIDEADLMLDMGFIEDVDQIAAKMPEKLQMLVFSATIPEKLKPFLKKYMENPQYAHVEPEQLSAKNIEHVIVPLKSRDKTNMLYNILVEINPYLGIVFTNTKQKADEVADALIAKGLKVGRIHGDLSPRERKKMMKQIRNLDYQYIVATDLAARGIDIEGVSHIINYELPQDLDFYVHRSGRTARAGNSGIAFTIYTPSDEDALNRLEKLGISFSHRDIKKGEWSELPPLNKRKNRQKSNVDEIDEKAKSLVRKPKSVKPGYKKKMKYKMDQIKKRERRIKNRNK
- a CDS encoding deoxyribonuclease IV, with protein sequence MVKIGSHVSMSGKNMLLASSEEAVSYGANTFMIYTGAPQNTRRKKIEDLNIEAGLAHMKENGIEDIVVHAPYIINIGNTTNPSTFELGVNFLRSEMGRTEAIGAGQIVLHPGAHVGAGADQGIAKIIEGLNEVLTKDHKVQIALETMAGKGSECGRSFEEIAQIINGVELNDRLSVCFDTCHTHDAGYNIVEDFDGVLEEFDKIVGIDRLKVLHINDSKNERGAAKDRHENLGFGHIGFKALNYIVHHPQLKDIPKILETPYVGEDKKNKKPPYKFEIDMLRNQTFDEEVLTKIMNQ
- a CDS encoding DUF2624 domain-containing protein, with translation MKLLQNVINHKINHITNDELLKYAKQYNISLTSQQATSIVQSVKGKNINIFDDTKRSRLVKDLAKIIGPKKAKEINQLFLQLIR